Proteins found in one Paraburkholderia caballeronis genomic segment:
- the nuoK gene encoding NADH-quinone oxidoreductase subunit NuoK: protein MLTLAHYLVLGAILFAISIVGIFLNRRNVIIILMAIELMLLAVNTNFVAFSHYLGDAHGQIFVFFVLTVAAAEAAIGLAILVTLFRSLDTINVEDLDQLKG from the coding sequence ATGTTGACCCTTGCCCATTACCTCGTGCTCGGCGCGATCCTGTTTGCGATCTCGATCGTCGGCATTTTTCTGAACCGCCGCAACGTCATCATCATCCTGATGGCGATCGAACTGATGCTGCTTGCGGTGAACACCAACTTTGTCGCGTTCTCCCATTACCTGGGCGACGCACATGGCCAGATATTCGTTTTCTTCGTGCTGACCGTTGCGGCAGCCGAAGCGGCGATCGGTCTGGCAATTCTGGTAACCCTGTTCCGCAGCCTCGACACGATCAATGTCGAGGATCTGGATCAGCTCAAAGGTTAA
- the nuoL gene encoding NADH-quinone oxidoreductase subunit L — protein MATTLNENLLLAIPLAPLAGSLIAGLFGKTIGRKGAHSVTILGVAVALVLSVITFFNVLGGASFNATVYEWMSVGGLKFEVGFLVDSLTALMMCVVTFVSLMVHIYTIGYMADDDGYERFFSYIALFTFSMLMLVMSNNFLQLFFGWEAVGLVSYLLIGFYFQRESAIYANMKAFLVNRVGDFGFLLGIGLLLAYGGSLNYNDVFAKGHELASLTFPGTQWNLLTVACICLFIGAMGKSAQFPLHVWLPDSMEGPTPISALIHAATMVTAGIFMVARMSPLFELSEAALSFIVVIGAITALFMGFLGIVQNDIKRVVAYSTLSQLGYMTVALGVSAYPVAIFHLMTHAFFKALLFLGAGSVIIGMHHDQDMRNMGGLRKYMPITWITSLIGSLALIGTPFFSGFYSKDSIIDAVKLSHLPGSGFAYFAVVASVFVTALYSFRMYFLVFHGEERFRKPKHPESPMGAEAAAHHGGHDDHHHVHVPHESPWVIWVPLVLLAIPSVIAGAIAVGPLLYGSFFQNGVASDKVIFIGANHPALGEMAEEFSGWAAMGVHSVAGLPVWLALAGVVVAWFFYMLRPDLPATVQRTFAPVHKLLSNAYYIDKINEIVFARGALAIGRGLWKEGDVVVIDGVVNGSAKFIGWFAGVIRFLQSGYIYHYAFAMIIGMLGLLTLFVTLGGK, from the coding sequence ATGGCAACGACATTGAACGAAAACCTGTTGCTGGCGATCCCGCTCGCGCCGCTCGCCGGTTCCCTTATTGCCGGGCTGTTCGGCAAGACGATCGGGCGCAAAGGCGCGCACTCGGTCACGATACTCGGCGTCGCCGTCGCGCTGGTGCTGTCCGTGATCACGTTCTTCAACGTGCTCGGCGGCGCGAGTTTCAACGCGACCGTGTACGAGTGGATGTCCGTCGGCGGACTGAAATTCGAGGTCGGTTTCCTCGTCGACTCGCTGACCGCGCTGATGATGTGCGTCGTGACCTTCGTGTCGCTGATGGTGCACATCTACACGATCGGCTACATGGCGGACGACGACGGCTACGAGCGTTTCTTCTCGTACATCGCCCTCTTCACGTTCTCGATGCTGATGCTCGTGATGAGCAACAACTTCCTGCAGCTGTTCTTCGGCTGGGAAGCGGTGGGCCTCGTGTCGTACCTGCTGATCGGCTTCTACTTCCAGCGTGAGAGCGCGATCTACGCGAACATGAAGGCGTTCCTCGTGAACCGCGTCGGCGACTTCGGCTTCCTGCTCGGGATCGGTCTGCTGCTCGCGTACGGCGGCTCGCTGAACTACAACGACGTGTTCGCGAAGGGCCACGAACTCGCGTCGCTGACGTTCCCCGGCACGCAGTGGAACCTGCTGACGGTCGCGTGCATCTGCCTCTTCATCGGCGCGATGGGCAAGTCCGCGCAGTTCCCGCTGCACGTGTGGCTGCCCGACTCGATGGAAGGCCCGACGCCGATCTCCGCGCTGATCCACGCGGCGACGATGGTGACGGCCGGCATCTTCATGGTCGCGCGGATGTCGCCGCTCTTCGAACTGTCCGAAGCGGCGCTGTCGTTCATCGTCGTGATCGGCGCGATCACCGCGCTGTTCATGGGTTTCCTCGGCATCGTGCAGAACGACATCAAGCGCGTGGTCGCGTACTCGACGCTGTCGCAGCTCGGCTACATGACCGTCGCGCTCGGCGTGTCCGCCTACCCGGTCGCGATCTTCCACCTGATGACGCACGCGTTCTTCAAGGCGCTGCTGTTCCTCGGCGCGGGTTCGGTCATCATCGGCATGCATCACGACCAGGACATGCGCAACATGGGCGGCCTGCGTAAATACATGCCGATCACCTGGATCACGTCGCTGATCGGCTCGCTCGCGCTGATCGGCACGCCGTTCTTCTCCGGCTTCTACTCGAAAGACTCGATCATTGACGCGGTGAAGCTGTCGCATCTGCCGGGCTCGGGTTTCGCGTACTTCGCGGTCGTCGCGAGCGTGTTCGTCACGGCGCTGTACTCGTTCCGCATGTACTTCCTCGTGTTCCACGGCGAAGAGCGCTTCCGCAAGCCGAAGCATCCGGAGTCGCCGATGGGCGCCGAAGCGGCGGCCCATCACGGCGGTCACGACGACCATCATCACGTACACGTGCCGCACGAATCGCCGTGGGTGATCTGGGTGCCGCTCGTGCTGCTCGCGATTCCCTCGGTGATCGCCGGCGCGATCGCGGTCGGGCCGCTGCTGTACGGTAGCTTCTTCCAGAACGGCGTCGCGTCCGACAAGGTGATCTTCATCGGCGCGAACCACCCGGCGCTCGGCGAAATGGCCGAGGAGTTCTCCGGCTGGGCCGCGATGGGCGTCCACTCGGTCGCGGGCCTGCCGGTGTGGCTCGCGCTCGCTGGCGTCGTCGTCGCGTGGTTCTTCTACATGTTGCGTCCCGATCTGCCGGCTACCGTGCAGCGCACGTTCGCGCCGGTCCACAAGCTGCTGTCGAACGCCTATTACATCGACAAGATCAACGAAATCGTCTTCGCGCGGGGCGCGCTTGCGATCGGCCGTGGTCTGTGGAAAGAGGGCGACGTCGTGGTCATCGACGGCGTGGTCAACGGCAGCGCGAAGTTCATCGGCTGGTTTGCGGGCGTGATCCGCTTCCTGCAATCCGGCTACATCTATCACTACGCGTTCGCGATGATCATCGGGATGCTGGGGCTCCTGACCCTGTTTGTAACGCTCGGCGGCAAATAA
- the nuoI gene encoding NADH-quinone oxidoreductase subunit NuoI gives MNAIQNFFKTFFLTELLKGLALTGRYAFKRKVTVQFPEEKTPMSPRFRGLHALRRYENGEERCIACKLCEAVCPALAITIESDVRADNTRRTTRYDIDLTKCIFCGFCEESCPVDSIVETHILEYHGEKRGDLYFTKDMLLAVGDRYEAQIAANKAADAPYR, from the coding sequence ATGAACGCTATCCAGAATTTCTTCAAGACGTTCTTCCTGACGGAACTGCTGAAGGGACTCGCGCTGACCGGACGCTATGCGTTCAAGCGCAAGGTCACCGTGCAGTTCCCGGAGGAAAAGACGCCGATGTCGCCGCGCTTTCGCGGCCTGCACGCGCTGCGTCGTTACGAAAACGGCGAAGAGCGCTGCATCGCGTGCAAGTTGTGCGAGGCCGTGTGTCCGGCGCTCGCGATCACGATCGAGTCGGACGTGCGCGCGGACAACACGCGCCGCACGACGCGTTACGACATCGACCTGACCAAGTGCATCTTCTGCGGTTTCTGCGAGGAAAGCTGCCCGGTCGATTCGATCGTCGAGACGCACATCCTCGAATATCACGGTGAAAAGCGGGGCGACCTGTATTTCACGAAAGACATGCTGCTGGCCGTCGGCGACCGCTACGAAGCGCAGATCGCGGCGAACAAGGCAGCGGATGCACCGTACCGTTGA
- a CDS encoding NADH-quinone oxidoreductase subunit C, producing MASKLETLKANLETALGARIVSLTEALGELTLVVKAGDLLGVAKDLRDNPALRFEQLIDLCGVDYQTYGDGAWEGPRFAAVSQLLSLANNWRVRLRVFAPDDGVPIVPSLVDIWNSANWYEREAFDLFGIVFEGHPDLRRILTDYGFIGHPFRKDFPVSGYVEMRYDPEQKRVVYQPVTIEPREITPRVIREDRYGGLRKH from the coding sequence ATGGCAAGCAAACTCGAGACCCTGAAAGCGAACCTCGAAACGGCCCTCGGTGCGCGCATCGTGAGCCTGACCGAGGCGCTCGGCGAATTGACGCTGGTCGTGAAAGCGGGCGATCTCCTCGGCGTCGCAAAAGACCTGCGCGATAATCCCGCGCTGCGCTTCGAGCAGTTGATCGACCTGTGCGGCGTCGATTACCAGACGTACGGCGACGGTGCGTGGGAAGGTCCGCGCTTCGCCGCGGTGTCGCAGCTGCTGTCGCTGGCGAACAACTGGCGCGTGCGTCTGCGCGTGTTCGCGCCGGACGACGGCGTGCCGATCGTGCCGTCGCTCGTCGACATCTGGAACTCGGCGAACTGGTACGAGCGCGAAGCGTTCGACCTCTTCGGCATCGTGTTCGAAGGCCACCCGGACCTGCGCCGCATCCTGACCGACTACGGCTTCATCGGCCACCCGTTCCGCAAGGACTTCCCGGTGTCGGGTTACGTCGAAATGCGCTACGACCCGGAGCAGAAGCGCGTCGTCTATCAGCCGGTCACGATCGAGCCGCGTGAAATCACGCCTCGCGTGATTCGCGAGGACCGCTACGGCGGTCTGAGGAAACACTGA
- the nuoH gene encoding NADH-quinone oxidoreductase subunit NuoH, with the protein MSLFDTINAGGSQLLGVAWPTVWALVRILVVAVVILLCVAYLILWERKLIGWMHVRLGPNRVGPAGLLQPIADVLKLLLKEVIQPAQASRWIYMIAPIMVVVPAFAVWAVIPFQAGAVLGDINAGLLYVMAISSIGVYGVILAGWASNSKYAFLGAMRAAAQMVSYEIAMGFALVVVLMVSGTLNLSGIVESQERGIFAGWGLNFLSWNWLPLLPMFVVYFISGIAETNRHPFDVVEGESEIVAGHMIDYSGMGFALFFLAEYINMIVISALASVLFLGGWSAPFGFLSFIPGVFWLVLKVFFLLSVFIWARATFPRYRYDQIMRLGWKVFIPVCVVWLVVIGFWYMSPLSIWK; encoded by the coding sequence ATGAGCTTGTTCGATACGATCAATGCAGGCGGCAGCCAGCTACTCGGCGTGGCATGGCCCACGGTCTGGGCGCTGGTGCGCATTCTCGTCGTCGCGGTGGTGATCCTGCTGTGCGTCGCGTACCTGATCCTGTGGGAGCGCAAGCTGATCGGCTGGATGCACGTGCGGCTCGGCCCGAACCGCGTCGGTCCGGCCGGCCTGCTGCAGCCGATCGCCGACGTGCTGAAGCTGCTGCTGAAGGAAGTGATCCAGCCCGCGCAGGCGAGCCGCTGGATCTACATGATCGCGCCGATCATGGTGGTCGTGCCGGCGTTCGCCGTGTGGGCGGTGATCCCGTTCCAGGCGGGCGCGGTGCTCGGCGACATCAACGCGGGGCTGCTGTACGTGATGGCGATCTCGTCGATCGGCGTGTACGGCGTGATTCTCGCGGGCTGGGCGTCGAACTCGAAATACGCGTTCCTCGGCGCGATGCGCGCCGCCGCGCAGATGGTGTCGTACGAAATCGCGATGGGCTTCGCGCTCGTCGTCGTGCTGATGGTGTCCGGCACGCTGAACCTGTCGGGCATCGTCGAATCGCAGGAGCGCGGCATCTTCGCGGGCTGGGGCCTCAACTTCCTGTCGTGGAACTGGCTGCCGCTGCTGCCGATGTTCGTCGTGTACTTCATCTCGGGCATCGCCGAAACGAACCGCCACCCGTTCGACGTGGTGGAAGGGGAGTCGGAAATCGTCGCCGGTCACATGATCGACTACTCGGGGATGGGCTTCGCGCTGTTCTTCCTCGCCGAGTACATCAACATGATCGTGATCTCGGCGCTCGCCTCGGTGCTGTTCCTCGGCGGCTGGAGCGCGCCGTTCGGCTTCCTGTCGTTCATCCCGGGCGTGTTCTGGCTCGTGCTGAAGGTGTTCTTCCTGCTGTCGGTGTTCATCTGGGCGCGCGCGACGTTCCCGCGCTACCGCTATGACCAGATCATGCGTCTCGGCTGGAAGGTGTTCATTCCGGTGTGCGTCGTGTGGCTGGTGGTCATCGGCTTCTGGTACATGTCGCCGCTGAGTATCTGGAAATAA
- the nuoF gene encoding NADH-quinone oxidoreductase subunit NuoF: MTSLHDRHIKPLILAGLNGDNWHLEDYVARGGYKQLRRILEEKIPPEQVIADIKASGLRGRGGAGFPTGLKWSFMPRQFPGQKYLVCNSDEGEPGTFKDRDILRWNPHAVIEGMTIGAYAMGITAGYNYIHGEIWEVFRRFEAALDEARAAGYMGQNILGTDFSFELNAHHGYGAYICGEETALLESLEGKKGQPRFKPPFPASFGVYGKPTTINNTETFAAVPFILTVGPQTYLELGKPNNGGTKIFSVSGDVERPGNYEVPLGTPFATLLELAGGMRGGRKLKAVIPGGSSAPVIPGDLMMQTDMDYDSIAKQGSMLGSGAVIVMNDTRCMVRSLLRLSYFYYEESCGQCTPCREGTGWLYRVVHRIEHGLGRKEDLDLLNSVAENIMGRTICALGDAAAMPVRGMLKHYWDEFEYHVANKRCLTGDHAGSHAASETVAA, from the coding sequence ATGACTTCCCTGCACGACCGTCACATCAAACCGCTGATTCTCGCCGGCCTGAACGGCGACAACTGGCATCTGGAAGACTACGTTGCGCGCGGCGGCTACAAGCAGCTGCGCCGCATTCTCGAAGAGAAGATTCCGCCCGAGCAGGTGATCGCCGACATCAAGGCGTCGGGTTTGCGCGGCCGCGGCGGCGCGGGTTTTCCGACCGGCCTGAAGTGGAGCTTCATGCCGCGTCAGTTTCCGGGCCAGAAGTACCTCGTCTGCAATTCGGATGAAGGCGAGCCGGGCACGTTCAAGGATCGCGACATCCTGCGCTGGAACCCGCACGCGGTGATCGAGGGCATGACGATCGGCGCGTACGCGATGGGCATCACCGCCGGCTACAACTACATCCACGGCGAGATCTGGGAAGTGTTCCGCCGCTTCGAAGCGGCGCTCGATGAAGCGCGCGCGGCGGGCTACATGGGCCAGAACATCCTCGGCACGGACTTCAGCTTCGAGCTGAACGCGCACCACGGTTATGGCGCGTACATCTGCGGCGAGGAAACCGCGCTGCTCGAATCGCTCGAAGGCAAGAAGGGCCAGCCGCGCTTCAAGCCGCCGTTCCCGGCGAGCTTCGGCGTGTACGGCAAGCCGACCACGATCAACAACACCGAGACGTTCGCCGCGGTGCCGTTCATCCTGACGGTCGGTCCGCAGACCTACCTCGAACTCGGCAAGCCGAACAACGGCGGCACGAAGATCTTCTCGGTGTCGGGCGACGTCGAGCGTCCGGGCAATTACGAAGTGCCGCTCGGCACGCCGTTCGCGACGCTGCTCGAACTCGCGGGCGGCATGCGCGGCGGCAGGAAGCTGAAGGCGGTGATTCCGGGCGGCTCGTCGGCGCCGGTGATTCCGGGCGACCTGATGATGCAGACCGACATGGACTACGACTCGATCGCGAAGCAGGGGTCGATGCTCGGCTCCGGCGCGGTGATCGTGATGAACGACACGCGCTGCATGGTCCGCTCGCTGCTGCGTCTGTCGTACTTCTACTACGAGGAGTCGTGCGGCCAGTGCACGCCGTGCCGCGAAGGCACCGGCTGGCTGTACCGCGTCGTCCATCGCATCGAACACGGCCTCGGCCGCAAGGAAGACCTGGACCTGCTGAACTCGGTCGCGGAGAACATCATGGGCCGCACGATCTGCGCGCTCGGCGACGCGGCCGCGATGCCGGTGCGCGGGATGCTCAAGCACTACTGGGACGAATTCGAATATCACGTCGCCAACAAGCGTTGCCTCACCGGCGATCATGCCGGCTCGCACGCGGCGTCGGAAACGGTTGCCGCGTGA
- a CDS encoding NADH-quinone oxidoreductase subunit J: MEFTTVLFYIFALLLVLSGLKVITSRNPVASALFLVLAFFNAAAIWMLLEAEFLAILLVLVYVGAVMVLFLFVVMMLDINVDVLSRDFKRFVPMATVVGAIIVVETALILWHGFGGTTTPVHDTSAAAANAMSNTHLIGKIIYTDYIFAFEVAGLILLVAIIAAIALTVREPKDSKKQNVSKQVHVRREDRVRIVKMQAVKEEPEAPAEPATNETAPGANR; encoded by the coding sequence ATGGAATTCACGACCGTACTGTTCTACATCTTCGCGCTGCTGCTGGTGCTGTCAGGGCTGAAGGTGATCACCTCGCGGAACCCCGTCGCGTCCGCGCTGTTCCTCGTGCTCGCGTTCTTCAATGCGGCCGCGATCTGGATGCTGCTGGAAGCGGAATTTCTCGCGATCCTGCTGGTGCTCGTCTACGTCGGCGCGGTGATGGTGCTGTTCCTGTTCGTCGTGATGATGCTGGACATCAACGTCGACGTGCTGAGCCGCGACTTCAAACGCTTCGTGCCGATGGCGACGGTGGTCGGCGCGATCATCGTGGTCGAGACCGCGCTGATCCTGTGGCACGGCTTCGGCGGCACCACGACGCCGGTGCACGACACGTCGGCCGCCGCCGCGAACGCGATGTCGAACACGCACCTGATCGGCAAGATCATCTACACCGACTACATCTTCGCGTTCGAGGTCGCCGGCCTGATCCTGCTGGTCGCGATCATCGCGGCGATCGCGCTGACCGTGCGCGAGCCGAAGGACAGCAAGAAGCAGAACGTGTCGAAGCAGGTCCACGTCCGCCGCGAGGACCGCGTGCGCATCGTGAAGATGCAGGCCGTGAAGGAAGAACCGGAAGCGCCCGCGGAGCCGGCCACGAACGAAACCGCCCCCGGCGCGAACCGCTGA
- the nuoG gene encoding NADH-quinone oxidoreductase subunit NuoG, whose protein sequence is MVELEIDGKKVEVPEGSMVIQAATKVDTYIPHFCYHKKLSIAANCRMCLVDVEKMPKAVPACATPVSAGMVVRTMSDKAVKGQQAVMEFLLINHPLDCPICDQGGECQLQDLAVGYGKSASRYSEEKRVVFHKNVGPLISMEEMSRCIHCTRCVRFGDEIAGVMELGMLGRGEHSEITSFVGKTVDSELSGNMIDLCPVGALTSKPFRFSARTWELSRRKSVSPHDSTGANLVVQVKNNRVMRVLPFENEAINECWISDKDRFSYEGLNAEDRLTQPMIKQGGEWIETDWQTALDYVVKGIKGISDQHGESAIAALASPHATVEELFLLKQLANAIGTPNVDFRLRQSDFSAPVTGAPWLGTKIADLSYADAAFVIGSFLRRDHPLFAARLRQAAKGGAQITMLQATADNSLIPNSQRIVAAPSAWLDELAGIAAAVAQARGVALPDAFAGAQASDAAKQVAASLASGERRYVLLGNSAVQHPDFSRVHAAAEWIAETTGATLGFLTEAGNTVGGYLADTLPGRDGLNAREAFEQPRKGYLLLNVEPEFDTANPAAARAALGHAEMVAVLSPFKTGLDYADVLLPVAPFTETSGTLVNAEGTVQTFNGVVRPLGETRPAWKVLRVLGTLLNAPGFDYDTADEVRRKALGDGSLDARLSNKAGAPLTRGTLAKAAEGRFERVADVPIYHADPVVRRAESLQLTMAARAANTIGLPAALFDQLGLKNGDAVRVRQGDLSATAPAVRDANLAPTAVRVSAATPVGAALGSLFGELLVEKA, encoded by the coding sequence ATGGTTGAACTTGAAATAGACGGCAAGAAGGTCGAGGTGCCCGAAGGCAGCATGGTGATCCAGGCTGCGACGAAGGTCGACACGTACATTCCTCACTTCTGCTATCACAAGAAGCTGTCGATCGCGGCCAACTGCCGGATGTGTCTCGTCGATGTCGAGAAGATGCCGAAGGCCGTGCCCGCGTGCGCGACGCCGGTGTCGGCCGGCATGGTCGTGCGCACGATGTCCGACAAGGCGGTGAAGGGACAGCAAGCCGTGATGGAGTTCCTGCTGATCAATCACCCGCTCGACTGTCCGATTTGCGACCAGGGCGGCGAGTGTCAGCTGCAGGATCTCGCGGTCGGCTACGGCAAGTCGGCGTCGCGCTACAGCGAAGAGAAGCGCGTCGTGTTCCACAAGAACGTCGGCCCGCTGATCTCGATGGAAGAGATGTCGCGCTGCATCCACTGCACGCGCTGCGTGCGCTTCGGCGACGAGATCGCCGGTGTGATGGAGCTGGGCATGCTCGGCCGCGGCGAGCATTCGGAGATCACGTCGTTCGTCGGCAAGACCGTCGATTCGGAACTCTCCGGCAACATGATCGACCTGTGCCCGGTCGGCGCGCTGACGAGCAAGCCGTTCCGCTTTTCCGCGCGGACGTGGGAGCTGTCGCGCCGCAAGTCGGTGAGCCCGCACGATTCGACCGGCGCGAACCTCGTCGTGCAGGTGAAGAACAACCGCGTGATGCGCGTGTTGCCGTTCGAGAACGAAGCGATCAACGAATGCTGGATCTCGGACAAGGACCGCTTCTCGTATGAAGGGCTGAACGCCGAAGACCGTCTCACGCAGCCGATGATCAAGCAGGGCGGCGAGTGGATCGAGACGGACTGGCAGACGGCGCTCGACTACGTGGTGAAGGGCATCAAGGGCATCAGCGACCAGCACGGCGAAAGCGCGATCGCCGCGCTCGCGAGCCCGCACGCGACCGTCGAGGAACTGTTCCTGCTCAAGCAGCTCGCGAACGCGATCGGCACGCCGAACGTCGATTTCCGCCTGCGCCAGAGCGACTTTTCCGCGCCGGTGACCGGCGCGCCGTGGCTCGGCACGAAGATCGCCGACCTGTCGTACGCGGACGCCGCGTTCGTGATCGGCTCGTTCCTGCGCCGCGACCATCCGCTGTTCGCCGCGCGTCTGCGCCAGGCCGCGAAGGGCGGCGCGCAGATCACGATGCTGCAGGCCACGGCCGACAACTCGCTGATCCCGAATTCGCAGCGCATCGTCGCCGCGCCGTCCGCGTGGCTCGACGAACTCGCCGGCATCGCGGCCGCGGTCGCGCAGGCGCGCGGCGTCGCGCTGCCGGACGCGTTCGCAGGCGCGCAGGCGTCGGACGCCGCGAAGCAGGTCGCCGCGTCGCTCGCGAGCGGCGAGCGCCGCTACGTGCTGCTCGGCAACTCGGCGGTCCAGCATCCGGACTTCTCGCGCGTGCATGCGGCGGCTGAATGGATCGCCGAAACCACCGGCGCGACGCTCGGGTTCCTGACCGAAGCGGGCAACACGGTCGGCGGTTATCTGGCCGACACGCTGCCGGGCCGCGACGGCCTGAACGCGCGCGAGGCGTTCGAGCAGCCGCGCAAGGGTTATCTGCTGCTGAACGTCGAACCGGAATTCGATACCGCGAACCCGGCCGCCGCGCGCGCCGCGCTCGGCCACGCCGAAATGGTCGCGGTGCTGTCGCCGTTCAAGACCGGCCTCGACTACGCGGACGTGCTGCTGCCGGTCGCGCCGTTCACCGAGACGTCCGGCACGCTCGTGAACGCGGAAGGCACCGTGCAGACGTTCAACGGCGTCGTGCGCCCGCTCGGCGAGACGCGCCCTGCGTGGAAGGTGCTGCGCGTGCTCGGCACGCTGCTGAACGCGCCGGGCTTCGACTACGACACCGCCGACGAAGTGCGCCGCAAGGCGCTCGGCGACGGCAGCCTCGACGCGCGCCTGTCGAACAAGGCCGGTGCGCCGCTCACGCGCGGCACGCTCGCGAAGGCGGCGGAAGGCCGCTTCGAGCGCGTCGCCGACGTGCCGATCTACCACGCCGACCCGGTCGTGCGCCGCGCGGAATCGCTGCAGCTGACGATGGCGGCCCGCGCCGCGAACACGATCGGCCTGCCGGCCGCGCTGTTCGACCAGCTGGGTTTGAAGAACGGCGACGCGGTGCGCGTGCGCCAGGGCGACCTGTCGGCGACCGCGCCGGCCGTGCGCGATGCGAATCTTGCGCCGACGGCGGTGCGCGTGTCGGCGGCGACGCCGGTCGGCGCGGCGCTCGGCAGCCTGTTCGGTGAACTGCTGGTGGAGAAGGCGTAA
- a CDS encoding NADH-quinone oxidoreductase subunit D, with translation MSEIKNYTLNFGPQHPAAHGVLRLVLELDGEVIQRADPHIGLLHRATEKLAESKTFIQSVPYMDRLDYVSMMVNEHGYVLAIEKLLGIEPPVRAKYIRVLFDEITRVLNHLMWIGSHALDVGAMAVFLYAFREREDLMDIYEAVSGARMHAAYYRPGGVYRDLPDAMPQYKASKIHNEKAIARMNDARQGSVLDFIDDFFTRFPNCVDEYETLLTDNRIWKQRLVGIGVVSPERALQLGLTGAMLRGSGIEWDLRKKQPYEVYDQMDFDIPVGVNGDCYDRYLVRVEEMRQSTRIAKQCIEWLRKNPGPVMIDNHKIAPPSRVNMKSNMEELIHHFKLFTEGFHVPEGEAYAAVEHPKGEFGIYLVSDGANKPYRLKIRAPGYAHLSALDEMARGHMIADAVTIIGTQDIVFGEIDR, from the coding sequence ATGTCAGAGATCAAAAACTACACGCTCAATTTCGGCCCGCAGCACCCGGCAGCGCACGGCGTGCTGCGCCTCGTGCTCGAACTCGACGGGGAAGTGATCCAGCGCGCGGACCCGCACATCGGTCTGCTGCATCGGGCGACCGAGAAGCTCGCCGAGAGCAAGACCTTCATCCAGTCGGTGCCGTACATGGACCGTCTCGACTACGTGTCGATGATGGTCAACGAGCACGGTTACGTGCTCGCGATCGAGAAGCTGCTCGGCATCGAGCCGCCGGTTCGCGCGAAGTACATCCGCGTGCTGTTCGACGAGATCACGCGCGTGCTGAACCACCTGATGTGGATCGGCTCGCACGCGCTCGACGTCGGCGCGATGGCGGTGTTCCTGTACGCGTTCCGCGAGCGCGAAGACCTGATGGACATCTACGAGGCGGTGTCGGGCGCGCGGATGCACGCCGCGTACTACCGTCCGGGCGGCGTCTATCGCGATCTGCCTGACGCAATGCCGCAATACAAGGCGTCGAAGATCCACAACGAGAAGGCGATCGCGAGGATGAACGACGCGCGCCAGGGCTCGGTGCTGGATTTCATCGACGACTTCTTCACGCGTTTCCCGAACTGCGTCGACGAGTACGAAACGCTGCTCACCGACAACCGGATCTGGAAGCAGCGCCTCGTCGGGATCGGCGTCGTGAGCCCCGAACGCGCGCTGCAACTCGGCCTGACCGGCGCAATGCTGCGCGGCTCGGGCATCGAGTGGGACCTGCGCAAGAAGCAGCCGTACGAAGTCTATGACCAGATGGACTTCGACATTCCGGTCGGCGTGAACGGCGACTGCTACGACCGTTATCTGGTGCGCGTCGAAGAAATGCGCCAGTCGACGCGGATCGCGAAACAGTGCATTGAGTGGCTGAGGAAGAATCCCGGCCCGGTGATGATCGACAATCACAAGATCGCGCCGCCGTCGCGGGTGAACATGAAGTCGAACATGGAAGAGCTGATTCACCATTTCAAGCTCTTTACGGAAGGCTTCCATGTACCCGAGGGCGAAGCGTATGCAGCCGTCGAGCATCCGAAGGGCGAGTTCGGTATCTACCTGGTGTCGGATGGCGCGAACAAGCCGTATCGTCTGAAGATCAGGGCGCCGGGCTACGCACACCTGTCCGCGCTCGACGAAATGGCGCGCGGCCACATGATTGCCGACGCGGTGACGATCATCGGCACGCAGGACATCGTGTTCGGCGAAATCGACCGCTAG
- the nuoE gene encoding NADH-quinone oxidoreductase subunit NuoE gives MISAEGLKEIDRAIAKYPADQKQSAVMAALAVAQEEHRWLSPELMQFVADYLGMPPVAVQEVATFYTMFETSPVGQYKITLCTNLPCQLGPDGGAESAAEYLKQKLGIDFGETTPDGRFTLKEGECMGSCGDAPVLLVNNHRMCSFMSREKIDQLLEELSK, from the coding sequence ATGATCTCAGCTGAAGGCCTGAAAGAAATCGATCGTGCGATCGCGAAGTACCCCGCCGATCAGAAGCAGTCCGCCGTGATGGCGGCATTGGCCGTCGCCCAGGAAGAGCATCGCTGGCTGTCGCCCGAACTGATGCAGTTCGTCGCCGACTATCTCGGCATGCCGCCTGTCGCCGTGCAGGAGGTCGCGACCTTCTACACGATGTTCGAGACGAGCCCCGTCGGCCAGTACAAGATCACGCTCTGCACGAATCTGCCGTGCCAGCTTGGCCCGGACGGCGGCGCGGAAAGCGCCGCCGAATACCTGAAGCAGAAACTCGGCATCGACTTCGGCGAGACCACGCCTGACGGCCGCTTCACCCTGAAAGAGGGCGAATGCATGGGGTCGTGCGGCGACGCGCCGGTGCTGCTCGTGAACAATCACCGCATGTGCAGCTTCATGAGCCGCGAGAAGATCGACCAGCTGCTGGAGGAGCTTTCGAAATGA